A single region of the Lactobacillus isalae genome encodes:
- the rpsP gene encoding 30S ribosomal protein S16, with the protein MSVKIRMRRMGSKRKPFYRIVVADSRMPRDGRFIEEVGYYNPLTNPDEVKLEEDKIFEWLEKGAQPSDTVRSLLSKAGLMTRYHDAKYGK; encoded by the coding sequence ATGTCTGTTAAGATTCGTATGCGCCGTATGGGCTCAAAGAGAAAACCTTTTTACCGTATCGTAGTTGCTGATTCACGTATGCCACGTGATGGTCGTTTCATCGAAGAAGTTGGTTACTACAACCCACTTACTAACCCTGATGAAGTTAAGCTTGAAGAAGACAAGATTTTTGAATGGCTTGAAAAGGGTGCTCAACCATCAGATACTGTAAGAAGCTTACTTTCAAAAGCTGGTTTGATGACTAGATACCACGACGCAAAGTACGGTAAGTAA
- a CDS encoding uracil-DNA glycosylase, with amino-acid sequence MRYPDKLLAEVKERSKGMKLEGINFGAGPVHPKLMIVGEAPGREEIESLIPFHGASGKELMKSLASIGLKREDVYITSAIRSRPYSVKQVFSKKENKEVTKYPNRKPTKKEILAHAPLLDYEINYAKPEIIVTVGTTALMRLLDNKYEISKVHGQIIKDTPILKLNDKKDGYVWSDEKYTVIPQYHPAAVFYNRKLTETIKQDWLNIKPLLK; translated from the coding sequence ATGAGATATCCAGATAAGCTATTAGCAGAGGTAAAGGAAAGATCAAAAGGAATGAAATTAGAAGGCATTAATTTTGGCGCTGGTCCTGTTCATCCTAAATTGATGATTGTCGGTGAAGCACCAGGCAGAGAAGAAATAGAATCTTTAATTCCTTTTCATGGTGCTTCGGGAAAAGAATTAATGAAGTCCTTAGCTTCAATTGGGCTTAAAAGAGAAGACGTCTATATTACTAGTGCAATCAGAAGTCGACCTTACAGTGTTAAACAGGTATTTAGTAAAAAAGAAAATAAAGAGGTAACAAAGTATCCTAACCGAAAACCAACTAAAAAAGAGATTTTAGCTCATGCACCTTTATTAGATTATGAAATTAATTATGCTAAACCTGAAATTATTGTAACTGTTGGCACGACAGCCTTGATGCGGCTGTTAGACAATAAGTATGAAATTAGTAAAGTACACGGTCAAATTATCAAAGATACTCCGATTTTGAAATTAAACGATAAAAAAGATGGCTATGTTTGGTCTGACGAAAAATATACTGTGATTCCGCAATACCATCCTGCAGCAGTTTTTTATAATAGAAAATTAACTGAGACGATTAAACAGGACTGGTTAAACATAAAACCATTGCTTAAGTAA
- the lexA gene encoding transcriptional repressor LexA: MTEPHASKQLEILRFIYDTVEERAFPPTVREICSAVDLSSTSTVHGHLARLEKKGLILKDATKPRAIEVTEKGREALGIKPKDIPVVGVVTAGQPILAVQDIDEYFPLPPDLENDAGELFMLRVHGESMINAGILNGDHVIVRKQSTANNGEIVVAMTEDNEATVKRFFKEDGYYRLQPENDTMDPIILPVVQILGKVVGLYRNNID, translated from the coding sequence ATGACTGAACCACATGCAAGTAAACAATTAGAAATTTTACGCTTTATATACGATACCGTTGAGGAACGTGCCTTTCCTCCTACAGTTCGAGAGATCTGTAGCGCAGTTGACTTATCTTCAACCTCAACCGTTCATGGTCACTTAGCGCGTCTTGAAAAGAAAGGTCTAATTTTAAAAGATGCTACCAAGCCACGAGCAATTGAAGTAACTGAAAAAGGAAGAGAAGCTTTAGGTATTAAGCCTAAAGATATTCCAGTAGTTGGCGTAGTAACTGCTGGTCAACCAATTTTAGCGGTTCAAGATATCGATGAATATTTCCCACTTCCGCCTGATCTTGAAAACGATGCAGGTGAACTTTTCATGTTGCGTGTTCATGGTGAGTCAATGATCAATGCAGGAATTTTGAATGGCGATCACGTTATTGTTCGAAAACAATCTACCGCAAACAATGGTGAAATTGTTGTTGCAATGACTGAAGATAACGAAGCAACTGTTAAGAGATTCTTCAAGGAAGATGGCTACTATCGCTTGCAACCTGAGAATGATACAATGGATCCAATTATTTTACCTGTGGTTCAAATTTTAGGTAAGGTCGTAGGGCTATATCGTAATAACATCGACTAA
- a CDS encoding C69 family dipeptidase, whose product MKHLSACTTILVGKKASIDGSVMISRNDDTAGAITPQKFIIEPAAHGEKGRKIKSWLNKFEMDLPEDAQRVPAVPNVDYKKLGYYDESGINQKNVAMSCTESTYGNERTLAFDPLVKDGLDEDCMQTVVLPYIDSARDGVKRLGSLIKKYGSPAGNSVLFGDKDEVWYMEIVTGHHWVAQRIPDDCYAATGNRVAIQQVNFDDPDNFMWSEGIQEFVEEHHLNPDHEGWNFRHIFGTYTEQDRHYNTSRQWYIQKLFNPEIDQDPEDPDIPFIRKASKKLAKEDIEFALGSHYQDTPFDPFGHGTEEEKHRYRPIGLNRTQNSHILQIRSDVPEEMAGIMWLCIGGPTFTPYIPFFANMNETDPSFNNTSMTYNKEDAWWYYKSLAALVESHYPQFVQLDTKYLEELNRYYRGRVEEIIENAKDLSGEELTDYLTRENQKTVAHTKEDSEELMGQMFTDAIKMSKLTFKMDPNL is encoded by the coding sequence ATGAAGCATTTAAGTGCATGTACAACTATCCTAGTTGGTAAAAAAGCCTCAATTGATGGCTCAGTAATGATTTCACGTAATGATGATACAGCTGGTGCAATTACACCACAAAAATTTATTATTGAACCAGCTGCTCATGGTGAAAAGGGACGTAAAATTAAGTCTTGGCTTAATAAATTTGAAATGGATCTTCCAGAAGATGCTCAAAGAGTACCAGCTGTTCCAAACGTTGACTATAAAAAATTAGGTTACTACGACGAAAGTGGTATTAATCAAAAGAATGTTGCAATGTCATGTACTGAATCAACTTATGGTAATGAAAGAACTTTAGCCTTTGATCCATTAGTTAAAGATGGTTTGGATGAAGATTGTATGCAAACTGTAGTTTTACCATACATTGATTCCGCTAGAGACGGTGTTAAGCGCCTGGGTTCATTGATCAAAAAATATGGTTCTCCTGCTGGTAACTCGGTTTTATTTGGTGATAAAGATGAAGTTTGGTACATGGAAATTGTTACTGGTCACCACTGGGTTGCTCAACGTATTCCTGACGACTGCTATGCAGCAACAGGTAATCGAGTAGCTATTCAACAAGTTAATTTTGATGATCCTGATAACTTTATGTGGAGTGAAGGAATTCAAGAGTTTGTTGAAGAACATCATTTGAATCCTGACCACGAAGGTTGGAACTTCCGTCACATTTTTGGAACATATACTGAACAAGATCGTCACTATAACACTAGCCGCCAATGGTATATTCAAAAGCTTTTCAACCCAGAAATTGACCAAGATCCTGAAGATCCAGATATTCCTTTCATTAGAAAGGCTTCTAAGAAATTAGCCAAAGAAGATATTGAATTTGCACTTGGTTCTCACTATCAAGATACGCCATTTGATCCATTTGGTCATGGAACTGAAGAAGAAAAGCATCGCTATCGTCCAATTGGATTAAACAGAACTCAAAACTCGCATATCTTGCAAATTAGAAGCGATGTTCCTGAAGAGATGGCTGGCATTATGTGGTTATGTATTGGTGGACCAACATTTACTCCATATATTCCATTCTTTGCTAATATGAATGAAACCGATCCATCATTTAACAACACTTCAATGACTTACAACAAAGAAGATGCTTGGTGGTACTACAAGTCTCTTGCTGCTTTAGTTGAAAGTCACTATCCTCAATTTGTTCAACTTGATACCAAGTATCTTGAAGAACTTAACCGTTACTACCGTGGTAGAGTTGAAGAGATTATTGAAAATGCCAAAGATTTGAGCGGTGAAGAACTAACCGATTACTTAACTCGTGAAAATCAAAAGACTGTTGCTCATACTAAGGAAGACAGTGAAGAATTAATGGGTCAGATGTTTACAGACGCAATTAAGATGTCTAAGTTAACATTTAAGATGGACCCAAACTTATAA
- the trmD gene encoding tRNA (guanosine(37)-N1)-methyltransferase TrmD, with the protein MKINVLTLFPDMFTPLQVSMLGRGLEDKKWELNLVNFRDFTTDVHHHVDDTPYGGGAGMVLQIMPIKKALDSLTNKGKVIITAPQGKTFNEKMAQDWSKEENLTFICGHYEGFDQRVYDLADETVSIGDYVLTGGELPTMSMIDATVRLLPGILGNAASPVEESFSHGLLEYPQYTRPADFEGQKVPEVLTSGNHQKIAEWRHKEALRATYLHRPDMLAKRDLTGEEKKMLEEIKLEKEN; encoded by the coding sequence ATGAAAATTAATGTTTTGACCCTGTTCCCAGATATGTTTACGCCACTGCAGGTATCAATGCTAGGAAGAGGATTAGAAGATAAAAAATGGGAGTTAAATCTAGTTAATTTCCGTGATTTTACCACTGATGTTCACCATCACGTAGATGACACTCCATATGGTGGAGGTGCCGGTATGGTTTTACAAATTATGCCAATAAAAAAAGCACTGGATTCGTTAACGAATAAAGGAAAAGTAATTATCACGGCACCACAAGGGAAGACTTTTAACGAAAAGATGGCACAAGATTGGTCAAAAGAAGAAAATTTAACTTTTATTTGTGGACACTATGAGGGCTTCGATCAGAGGGTATATGATTTAGCTGATGAAACCGTCTCAATCGGCGATTATGTCCTCACTGGTGGAGAATTGCCAACGATGAGTATGATTGATGCCACAGTTCGTTTATTGCCTGGTATCTTAGGAAATGCGGCTTCTCCAGTGGAAGAAAGTTTTTCTCACGGTCTCTTAGAATATCCGCAATATACTCGTCCAGCTGATTTTGAGGGGCAAAAGGTACCAGAAGTATTAACATCGGGTAATCATCAGAAAATCGCTGAATGGAGACATAAAGAGGCCTTGCGTGCTACTTATCTTCATCGTCCAGATATGCTGGCTAAGCGCGATTTAACAGGCGAAGAAAAGAAAATGCTAGAAGAAATTAAACTTGAAAAAGAGAATTAG
- a CDS encoding DUF896 domain-containing protein translates to MDKKEEEKLIKRINELTKISRERELTPDELEERKKLRSAFLENFRAGFRQQLEDTVVIDKDGKEVTSEKAKEAQRRKGLRKD, encoded by the coding sequence ATGGACAAAAAAGAAGAAGAGAAATTAATTAAACGAATTAATGAATTAACTAAAATTAGTAGAGAACGTGAATTAACTCCTGATGAGTTAGAAGAACGTAAGAAATTAAGATCTGCTTTTCTAGAAAACTTCCGTGCTGGTTTTAGACAACAATTAGAAGATACTGTTGTAATTGATAAGGATGGTAAAGAAGTAACTTCAGAAAAAGCTAAAGAAGCACAACGTCGTAAAGGATTAAGAAAAGATTAA
- the rimM gene encoding ribosome maturation factor RimM (Essential for efficient processing of 16S rRNA) encodes MTEYFEVGKILSPHGLKGEVKVNATTDFPEERLASGSRLFIKNNDQYQELIVEGARRHKQFYLVKFEKIDDIDQAEKICGKELDVAETDQQELPEGSYYFKDILNCPVYDAETGEELGVLENIETPGANDIWEIKPTHGKSFWIPNIESVVKKVDLANKRIEVTLLEGLRDEN; translated from the coding sequence ATGACTGAGTATTTTGAAGTTGGAAAAATATTATCTCCTCACGGCTTAAAAGGAGAAGTTAAGGTAAATGCAACAACTGACTTTCCAGAGGAAAGATTAGCGTCTGGAAGCAGATTATTCATCAAAAATAATGATCAATACCAAGAGTTAATTGTAGAAGGTGCACGTCGGCATAAACAATTTTATTTGGTTAAGTTTGAGAAAATTGATGATATTGATCAAGCTGAGAAGATTTGTGGTAAAGAATTGGATGTAGCAGAAACTGATCAGCAAGAATTACCTGAAGGTAGCTACTATTTTAAAGATATTTTGAATTGTCCAGTCTATGATGCTGAAACTGGTGAAGAATTGGGTGTGTTAGAAAATATTGAAACACCTGGCGCCAATGATATTTGGGAGATAAAGCCAACACATGGTAAAAGTTTTTGGATTCCAAATATTGAATCAGTAGTCAAAAAAGTTGATCTAGCTAATAAGAGAATTGAAGTAACATTACTTGAAGGATTAAGAGATGAAAATTAA
- a CDS encoding YneF family protein, whose translation MNLGLAIFLIIIALLIGLVGGFYGARAYMKKYFQDNPPISEDMIAAMMAQMGQKPSAKKLNQVMNMMKHQQQK comes from the coding sequence ATGAATTTAGGTTTAGCAATTTTTCTTATTATTATCGCATTATTAATCGGTCTTGTTGGCGGATTTTATGGTGCTCGCGCATACATGAAGAAGTATTTCCAAGACAATCCTCCTATTAGTGAAGATATGATTGCAGCTATGATGGCGCAAATGGGACAAAAACCATCCGCTAAGAAGCTTAATCAAGTTATGAATATGATGAAGCATCAACAACAAAAATAG
- the ffh gene encoding signal recognition particle protein, producing MAFENLSERLQKALKNLTGKGKISEADINDASREIRLALLEADVNFKVVKDFIKKIKKEALGKEVQESLNPGQQIIKIVDDELTKMMGEEAVSLNKSPHIPTIIMMVGLQGTGKTTTVGKLANYLMKNEKARPLLIAGDIYRPAAIDQLKQIGQQLDVPVYSEDNQDVAEIVKHGLEEADKNKNDYVLIDTAGRLEIDEQLMDELKRVTEVAHPDNTLLVVDAMTGQAATQVAEGFNNDLDLTGIILTKLDGDTRGGAALSIRAVTGLPIIFTGQGEKLTDLSTFHPDRMASRILGMGDMLTLIEKAQQDYDAKEAEKMAEKMRENTFDFNDFIDQMDQVQKMGPLDQIIKMIPGLGNNPALKNIQIPEKQIAHIKAIVYSMTPEERENPDILNPSRRRRIAAGSGRSIAEVNRMIKQFKQSKEMMQKMTKGDMGELANLPGMNSPMGKMAMRSMNKRFKKNKKKRMKKVKRYRSK from the coding sequence ATGGCTTTTGAAAATTTAAGTGAAAGACTTCAAAAAGCATTAAAAAATTTAACAGGTAAGGGAAAAATCTCTGAAGCTGATATTAATGACGCAAGTCGCGAGATTCGGTTAGCTTTACTAGAAGCAGACGTTAACTTCAAAGTTGTAAAAGACTTTATTAAAAAGATTAAAAAAGAGGCTCTAGGTAAAGAAGTTCAAGAAAGTTTAAACCCAGGCCAACAAATCATTAAAATCGTTGATGATGAGTTAACGAAGATGATGGGAGAAGAAGCTGTTTCGCTTAATAAGTCTCCTCATATTCCAACAATTATTATGATGGTTGGTTTACAAGGTACTGGTAAAACTACTACTGTTGGTAAGCTAGCAAATTACTTGATGAAAAATGAAAAAGCTCGTCCTTTGCTAATTGCAGGCGATATTTACCGTCCAGCTGCCATTGATCAGCTAAAGCAGATTGGTCAACAATTAGATGTACCTGTTTATAGTGAAGACAATCAAGATGTGGCAGAAATTGTAAAACATGGTCTTGAAGAAGCAGATAAAAATAAGAATGATTATGTCTTAATCGATACAGCTGGTCGTCTAGAAATCGATGAGCAACTGATGGATGAGTTAAAACGCGTAACAGAGGTTGCTCACCCGGATAATACTTTGCTTGTTGTTGACGCCATGACTGGTCAAGCAGCTACTCAAGTTGCCGAAGGATTTAATAATGATTTAGACTTAACTGGTATTATTTTAACTAAGCTTGATGGTGATACTCGTGGTGGTGCAGCTCTTTCAATTCGTGCTGTTACCGGTTTACCAATTATCTTTACTGGACAAGGTGAAAAATTAACCGATCTTTCAACTTTCCATCCTGATAGAATGGCTTCACGTATCCTTGGTATGGGTGATATGTTGACCTTAATTGAAAAGGCACAACAAGATTATGATGCCAAAGAAGCCGAAAAAATGGCTGAAAAGATGCGTGAGAATACATTTGATTTCAATGATTTTATTGATCAAATGGATCAAGTACAAAAGATGGGGCCTTTGGATCAGATTATTAAGATGATTCCTGGTCTAGGAAATAATCCAGCTTTAAAGAATATTCAAATTCCGGAAAAACAAATTGCACATATTAAGGCGATTGTTTATTCGATGACTCCAGAAGAACGTGAAAATCCTGATATTCTTAACCCATCAAGAAGAAGGAGAATTGCTGCCGGTTCTGGTAGATCGATTGCTGAAGTTAACCGTATGATTAAGCAGTTCAAGCAATCAAAAGAAATGATGCAAAAGATGACAAAAGGTGATATGGGAGAACTTGCTAATTTGCCAGGAATGAACTCACCGATGGGTAAGATGGCTATGAGATCGATGAATAAACGTTTCAAGAAAAATAAAAAGAAACGCATGAAGAAGGTCAAGCGTTATCGCTCAAAATAA
- a CDS encoding ABC transporter ATP-binding protein, whose amino-acid sequence MNIFSKLGWFFKQEKKRYIIGISFLALTSIANLVPPRILGLMADQLDKGSISWGEYGALILAVVAAAIVLYLLRYFWRKQIWGGAAELEKQMRSRLFKHFMIMDRTFYQRHRTGDLMAHATNDINSIQNVAGDGVLTLVDSLVTGGTTMIAMIIFTDFRLTIIALLPLPFLALGAWKLGDKLHYSFDKSQAAFSHLNNKTQESVSGIKVLKAFGESEQDSATFNKMVDETIQINKKVFKWDSMFDPLGTLIIGATYVITIIYGGLLVTNHTLSVGQLVSFIAYISNMVWPMFAIGYLFNILERGSASYDRVERLLYERPQITDENADQTLTAEDIQGDLKYDIKSFAYPDEKEIPVLQNIDFTLKPGQTLGLVGKVGAGKTTIIELLLREFDKYNGKITLGGYDIRNIPLKLLLNEISYVPQNNFLFSTSIENNIAFSDQDAAKNKIQSAAQKSDLHDDIMQMPAGYHTLVGENGVSLSGGQKQRLSIARALLKESPILILDDALSAVDAKTETAILDSLKSERKGKKTLIAAHRLTSVMDADLILVLKDGKIVERGKHKDLLAQNGWYAEMWRKQELQAKVGEVDE is encoded by the coding sequence ATGAATATTTTTAGCAAATTAGGCTGGTTCTTTAAACAGGAAAAGAAGAGATACATTATTGGAATTAGTTTTTTAGCTTTGACCTCAATTGCTAATTTGGTACCTCCTAGAATTTTGGGTTTAATGGCCGATCAGCTAGATAAGGGTTCAATTAGTTGGGGTGAATATGGAGCTTTAATTTTAGCAGTAGTTGCGGCTGCCATTGTTTTATATTTACTACGCTACTTTTGGCGTAAACAAATCTGGGGTGGAGCAGCAGAATTAGAAAAACAGATGCGTTCTCGTCTATTTAAGCACTTCATGATAATGGATCGGACTTTTTATCAAAGGCATCGGACAGGTGACTTAATGGCTCATGCAACTAATGATATTAATTCAATTCAAAATGTTGCTGGAGACGGTGTTTTGACCTTAGTTGATTCTTTAGTAACTGGTGGAACAACTATGATTGCGATGATTATCTTTACAGATTTTCGGCTAACAATTATTGCACTTTTGCCTCTTCCATTTCTTGCTTTAGGTGCATGGAAATTGGGAGATAAGCTGCATTATAGTTTCGATAAGTCGCAAGCAGCATTTTCACATTTGAACAATAAGACGCAAGAATCAGTTTCTGGAATAAAAGTCCTAAAGGCGTTTGGCGAAAGTGAGCAAGATTCGGCCACTTTTAACAAAATGGTAGATGAAACTATTCAAATTAATAAAAAAGTATTTAAATGGGACTCAATGTTTGATCCATTGGGTACATTAATTATTGGTGCAACTTACGTAATTACTATTATCTATGGTGGTTTATTAGTAACCAACCATACTTTATCAGTTGGTCAACTAGTTTCATTTATTGCCTATATTTCAAATATGGTTTGGCCAATGTTTGCAATTGGTTATTTATTCAATATTTTAGAGCGTGGATCGGCATCGTATGATCGTGTTGAGCGTCTTTTATATGAAAGACCACAAATTACGGATGAAAATGCTGATCAAACTTTAACTGCTGAAGATATTCAAGGTGATTTAAAATATGACATTAAGTCCTTTGCCTATCCTGATGAAAAAGAAATACCAGTCTTACAAAACATTGATTTTACTCTAAAGCCAGGACAAACGTTGGGATTAGTAGGGAAAGTGGGAGCTGGAAAGACTACAATTATTGAACTCTTGCTTAGAGAATTTGATAAATATAATGGGAAAATCACTCTAGGCGGATATGATATTCGAAACATTCCGTTAAAGCTACTTTTAAATGAGATTTCTTATGTACCGCAGAATAATTTCTTATTTTCGACTTCAATTGAAAATAATATTGCATTTTCTGATCAAGATGCGGCAAAAAATAAAATTCAATCTGCGGCTCAAAAGAGTGATTTGCATGATGATATTATGCAAATGCCAGCTGGCTATCATACTTTAGTAGGCGAAAATGGGGTTTCTTTATCTGGTGGACAAAAACAACGTTTATCAATTGCCAGGGCTTTATTAAAAGAAAGTCCAATTTTGATTTTAGATGACGCTCTTTCTGCAGTTGATGCAAAAACTGAAACTGCTATTTTGGATTCTCTTAAGTCAGAAAGAAAGGGAAAAAAGACCTTAATTGCTGCTCACCGATTAACTTCTGTGATGGATGCTGACTTAATTTTAGTCTTAAAAGATGGAAAAATTGTTGAAAGGGGAAAACACAAAGATTTACTAGCCCAAAATGGTTGGTATGCTGAAATGTGGCGTAAGCAAGAATTACAGGCAAAGGTGGGTGAAGTAGATGAATAA
- the rplS gene encoding 50S ribosomal protein L19, with product MDPLIQELTKEQLRDDMPDFRAGDTVRVHVRVVEGTHERIQMFEGVVIKRKGAGISATYTVRKMSSGIGVERTFPVNDPRVAKVDVLRHGRVRRAKLYYLRERHGKAARIAEKRRG from the coding sequence ATGGATCCATTAATTCAAGAATTAACTAAAGAACAATTACGCGATGATATGCCTGACTTCCGTGCAGGTGATACTGTTCGTGTTCACGTACGTGTTGTAGAAGGTACTCACGAACGTATTCAGATGTTCGAAGGTGTTGTAATTAAGCGTAAGGGTGCTGGTATCAGCGCAACTTACACTGTACGTAAGATGTCATCTGGTATTGGTGTTGAACGTACTTTCCCAGTAAACGACCCACGTGTTGCTAAGGTTGATGTTCTTCGTCACGGTCGTGTACGTCGTGCTAAGCTTTACTACTTACGTGAACGTCACGGTAAGGCAGCTAGAATTGCTGAAAAGCGTCGCGGTTAA
- a CDS encoding bis(5'-nucleosyl)-tetraphosphatase, protein MIYRINNENQIEFLIVQSMLNRTWGFPKGHLENDENNIQAAQREVYEEVGLKPDFDFGFKESITYKIARDRLKTVTLFLSKFNPNQKIKLQESEIGASKWATLKEANNCLHYEELKELLKKAQEYIENEISR, encoded by the coding sequence ATCATTTATCGAATTAATAATGAAAATCAAATAGAGTTTTTAATAGTTCAAAGTATGCTTAATCGAACCTGGGGTTTTCCTAAAGGACATCTTGAAAATGATGAAAATAACATTCAAGCTGCTCAACGAGAAGTTTACGAAGAAGTAGGATTAAAACCAGATTTTGATTTTGGCTTTAAAGAGAGTATTACTTATAAAATCGCTCGTGATCGTTTAAAGACTGTAACGCTTTTTCTGAGTAAATTTAACCCTAACCAGAAAATCAAATTGCAAGAAAGCGAGATTGGAGCTTCCAAATGGGCAACTTTGAAAGAAGCAAACAATTGTCTACACTACGAAGAATTAAAGGAACTTTTGAAGAAGGCGCAGGAATATATCGAAAATGAGATATCCAGATAA
- the lepB gene encoding signal peptidase I, producing MKKQEQAESWGQWILQVLILVAIFFGIFFVLNKFVFANLTVSGISMQPTFENNDRVIALRHAKIKQGDIVIVDAPDEPGALYIKRVIGLPGDTIVSKNNQIYINGKKLNQPWLKAGQKLIDNGEDGVSGTKYTNTQNFTLSSLAKTQNYRQFYTSKQLKEMQKTNKVPANTYFVMGDHRSVSKDSRYIGTIPRSKIVGVVKMRYWPLNHITFY from the coding sequence TTGAAAAAACAAGAACAAGCTGAAAGTTGGGGCCAATGGATTCTCCAGGTACTAATTTTAGTAGCAATATTTTTCGGTATTTTCTTTGTACTGAATAAATTTGTTTTTGCTAATTTAACAGTATCTGGGATTTCAATGCAGCCTACCTTTGAAAATAACGATCGTGTAATTGCGCTTCGCCATGCTAAGATTAAGCAAGGCGATATTGTAATTGTTGATGCACCAGATGAACCTGGTGCTCTCTATATTAAAAGAGTTATTGGATTGCCAGGAGACACGATTGTAAGTAAAAATAATCAAATTTATATCAATGGTAAAAAGCTTAACCAACCTTGGTTAAAAGCTGGGCAAAAATTGATTGATAATGGTGAAGATGGCGTCTCTGGAACTAAATATACAAACACTCAAAACTTCACTTTAAGTTCTCTAGCAAAGACTCAAAACTATCGTCAATTCTATACTTCAAAGCAGTTAAAGGAAATGCAGAAAACCAATAAGGTGCCTGCAAATACCTACTTTGTCATGGGAGATCATAGAAGTGTCTCAAAAGACAGTAGATATATAGGAACCATTCCAAGAAGTAAGATTGTTGGTGTAGTTAAGATGCGTTACTGGCCATTAAATCATATTACTTTTTATTAA
- the ylxM gene encoding YlxM family DNA-binding protein codes for MDELERNERLGDLFAYYGPLLTKGQQDYFEDYYYNDLSLGEIADNHHVSRQAVYDNLKRSSKALEKYEDKLHMKRDYTKIEEKITEAVYALEHGKINRAQIELLKLLRQMGVE; via the coding sequence ATGGATGAACTTGAAAGAAATGAAAGATTAGGCGACTTATTTGCTTACTATGGCCCCTTATTAACTAAGGGCCAGCAAGATTATTTTGAAGATTATTATTATAACGACCTATCTTTAGGTGAAATTGCTGATAATCACCATGTCTCTCGTCAAGCTGTTTATGATAATTTAAAACGAAGCAGCAAGGCTTTAGAAAAGTATGAAGATAAACTTCATATGAAACGTGATTATACTAAAATAGAAGAAAAAATTACTGAAGCTGTATATGCCCTTGAACATGGCAAAATTAATCGAGCTCAGATTGAACTTTTAAAATTATTAAGACAAATGGGAGTAGAATAG